A section of the Ruania halotolerans genome encodes:
- a CDS encoding protein kinase domain-containing protein encodes MTDQPRLPGYRVIGVAGVGGGSAVWTAETPGGERVAIRTVRPESTTEREVLVRRYGALRGLSHPALAPLRERRELPGGQIALVSAMVEGPTLATMHTARRGLSAPECLALARAMLDGVTHLHEAGIVHADVAPANVVLVPDDDTEGAGSRAHTGSAPRSQGAKLRPVLVDLLGIPGRERGTPGFAAPEVRCGAAPGAPADVYSIATTAIWAAAPGERSDVRSELKDLLDQDPARRPSAAAAAYALADQRAAIAPADADTLAAATLREHAARASTTTVPARRQRRRGRHRRSRPRAWVAAFGGVAVVVLSAVLGSGAGMDAPAGPSRLLPRTAGSGTDAVRDSRVVELTAIRDEALVSGDSELLATVTVPGSPAAERDAAVLESLQQAGERVAGLASEVSEVEVLEVNGTASQVRAVITQTAHERIDPTGAVRSVPAQRGRCTELSLSRHVGEWRVADVAAC; translated from the coding sequence ATGACCGATCAACCACGACTGCCGGGCTACCGCGTGATCGGAGTCGCGGGGGTGGGTGGGGGCAGCGCCGTCTGGACGGCCGAGACCCCGGGCGGTGAACGCGTGGCGATCCGTACCGTCCGCCCTGAGTCCACGACCGAACGAGAGGTGCTGGTGCGCCGATATGGTGCGCTCCGCGGCCTTTCGCACCCTGCCTTGGCACCGTTGCGGGAGCGGCGTGAACTGCCGGGCGGGCAGATCGCGCTCGTCTCTGCCATGGTCGAAGGCCCGACGCTTGCCACGATGCACACAGCGCGCCGTGGCCTCTCGGCCCCGGAGTGCCTGGCACTTGCACGCGCAATGCTGGACGGTGTGACGCATCTCCATGAAGCGGGGATCGTGCATGCCGATGTGGCGCCGGCGAACGTCGTGCTCGTGCCCGACGATGACACGGAGGGCGCCGGGTCACGTGCGCACACCGGATCGGCGCCGAGATCGCAGGGGGCGAAGCTTCGACCCGTACTGGTGGACCTGCTGGGCATTCCGGGACGTGAACGTGGCACGCCCGGATTTGCAGCACCTGAGGTGCGGTGCGGGGCGGCGCCGGGTGCTCCAGCCGATGTGTACTCGATCGCGACCACGGCGATCTGGGCGGCCGCACCCGGGGAGCGCAGCGACGTCCGGTCGGAGCTGAAGGATCTGCTCGACCAGGACCCGGCGCGCCGGCCGAGCGCCGCGGCTGCCGCTTACGCACTCGCGGACCAGCGGGCAGCGATCGCGCCGGCGGATGCTGACACTCTGGCAGCGGCGACGTTGCGGGAGCACGCGGCGCGAGCATCGACCACCACCGTTCCCGCGCGGCGGCAGCGGCGGCGAGGACGGCACCGGCGCAGCCGACCGAGGGCCTGGGTGGCGGCTTTCGGTGGGGTAGCCGTGGTTGTGCTGAGCGCAGTGCTGGGTTCGGGGGCGGGTATGGACGCGCCTGCAGGGCCATCGCGCCTTCTGCCTCGAACGGCCGGATCAGGCACGGATGCGGTCAGGGACTCTCGGGTCGTGGAATTGACTGCGATCCGCGACGAGGCGTTGGTCTCCGGTGACAGCGAATTGCTGGCGACGGTGACAGTACCTGGTTCTCCGGCTGCCGAGCGCGATGCGGCCGTGCTGGAGTCGTTGCAGCAGGCGGGGGAGCGGGTGGCGGGACTCGCCAGTGAGGTGAGCGAGGTGGAGGTCCTGGAGGTCAACGGCACCGCATCGCAGGTGCGCGCCGTGATCACGCAAACTGCGCACGAGCGGATCGACCCCACCGGTGCCGTGCGTTCGGTGCCGGCACAACGCGGCAGATGCACAGAGCTCTCGTTGAGCAGGCACGTGGGCGAGTGGCGAGTGGCGGACGTCGCTGCCTGCTAG
- the lipB gene encoding lipoyl(octanoyl) transferase LipB: MRTQRWDLGHGLIPYVRAWDHQRHVHSQVAEGGEDTLILLEHESVYTAGKRTASWDRPTDGTPVIDVDRGGRITWHGPGQLIAYPILRLTEPVDVLAYVRALEQAVIDAVAEFGVRAERVEGRSGAWVRGDEDRKVAAIGVRVARGVTMHGVAINVCPDLQAFGTIVPCGISDAGVTSLTELTGREVSVLDCAARFEPHLRRTLAPLRRSEDLLEPRGVDHRDTTPHTPQVIG, from the coding sequence ATGAGGACTCAGCGCTGGGATCTCGGGCATGGCCTGATCCCCTATGTCCGCGCGTGGGACCACCAGCGCCACGTGCATAGCCAGGTCGCCGAGGGTGGCGAGGACACCCTGATCCTGCTCGAGCACGAGTCCGTCTACACAGCCGGCAAGCGCACCGCTTCATGGGACCGGCCCACCGATGGCACCCCGGTGATCGATGTGGACCGAGGTGGACGGATCACCTGGCACGGGCCTGGGCAGCTCATTGCCTACCCCATCCTCCGGTTGACCGAACCAGTGGACGTCCTCGCCTACGTCCGCGCGCTGGAACAGGCCGTCATCGATGCAGTGGCCGAGTTCGGCGTGCGGGCCGAACGGGTCGAGGGTCGTTCGGGTGCGTGGGTCCGCGGTGACGAGGATCGCAAGGTGGCGGCGATCGGGGTCCGGGTGGCTCGTGGAGTGACCATGCACGGCGTGGCCATCAATGTCTGTCCGGATCTGCAGGCATTCGGCACCATCGTCCCGTGCGGAATCAGCGATGCCGGTGTGACGTCACTCACCGAACTCACCGGACGTGAGGTAAGCGTGCTCGACTGTGCCGCCCGGTTCGAACCGCATCTGCGGCGCACACTCGCGCCATTGCGGCGCTCGGAGGATCTCCTGGAGCCCCGGGGGGTTGACCATCGGGACACCACGCCGCACACGCCCCAGGTCATAGGCTGA
- the lipA gene encoding lipoyl synthase, which produces MAIAPEGRRMLRVEARNAAVPIEKKPSWIKTRATMGPEYTELQSLVRREKLNTVCEEAGCPNIFECWEDREATFLIGGDQCTRRCDFCQIDTGKPAAFDADEPRRVAASVQAMGLRYSTVTGVARDDLPDGGAWLYAETVRQIHQVNPGTGVELLIPDFNADAAQLAEVFSSRPEVLAHNLETVPRIFKRIRPGFRYDRSLSVLTAARRDGLVTKSNLILGMGETIEEAADALRDLHEAGCDLVTITQYLRPSPRHHPVDRWVRPEEFVELSDEAERIGFAGVMAGPLVRSSYRAGRLWAQAMSRRGEQIPDSLAHLTQPGSARQEAASLLRR; this is translated from the coding sequence GTGGCCATCGCTCCCGAGGGACGACGGATGCTTCGCGTGGAAGCGCGCAACGCGGCCGTCCCGATCGAGAAGAAGCCGTCGTGGATCAAGACGCGAGCCACGATGGGCCCGGAGTACACCGAGCTGCAGTCGTTGGTACGCCGCGAGAAGCTCAACACAGTCTGCGAGGAGGCGGGCTGTCCGAACATCTTCGAATGCTGGGAGGATCGCGAGGCGACCTTCCTGATCGGCGGCGACCAATGCACGCGGCGCTGTGACTTCTGCCAGATCGACACGGGCAAACCGGCTGCCTTCGACGCCGACGAGCCGCGCCGCGTCGCTGCCTCAGTCCAGGCGATGGGCCTGCGCTACTCCACCGTGACGGGCGTGGCCCGGGATGACCTTCCTGACGGCGGTGCCTGGTTGTACGCCGAGACGGTGCGTCAGATCCATCAGGTGAACCCCGGCACCGGGGTGGAGCTGCTGATTCCGGATTTCAATGCGGACGCGGCACAGCTCGCCGAGGTCTTCTCCTCCCGCCCGGAGGTGCTGGCCCACAACCTGGAGACGGTGCCACGAATCTTCAAGCGGATCCGCCCCGGCTTCCGCTACGACCGCTCGCTCTCCGTCCTCACTGCCGCGCGCCGGGACGGGCTGGTGACCAAGTCGAACCTGATCCTGGGCATGGGCGAGACCATCGAGGAGGCCGCGGACGCGCTGCGCGACCTGCACGAGGCCGGCTGCGACCTCGTCACCATCACGCAATACCTGCGTCCCTCTCCCCGGCACCATCCGGTGGACCGGTGGGTGCGACCGGAAGAGTTCGTGGAACTTTCCGACGAAGCAGAGCGCATCGGGTTCGCGGGTGTCATGGCAGGTCCGTTGGTCCGCTCCTCCTATCGGGCCGGCCGACTGTGGGCGCAGGCGATGTCCCGCCGGGGCGAGCAGATCCCGGACTCACTGGCGCACCTCACGCAGCCCGGGAGTGCCCGGCAGGAGGCGGCTTCCCTACTGCGTCGGTGA
- a CDS encoding DUF4191 domain-containing protein — protein MAKNTSPDADTTSKPKKKRWYHQIWEVFQMVRKAQPSIVAWLLLVFLGVVGIGVALGFVFDQVLYFTFLAVPFGALAAMFLLARRAETVAYQRIEGEPGAVSAALGTIRRGWNISDEPVAVDPRTQDMVFRAVGRPGVVLISEGPAHRVPKLLEGERKRVARVIPNVPITLLQCGDDDGQVKLAKIAGAVKRQKNVLTRNEVAEVSKRLRALRSNALPIPKGVDPRRARPDRKGMRGR, from the coding sequence ATGGCGAAGAACACCTCCCCCGACGCGGACACGACATCCAAGCCCAAGAAGAAGCGCTGGTACCACCAGATCTGGGAAGTCTTCCAGATGGTCCGCAAGGCGCAGCCGAGCATCGTGGCGTGGTTGCTACTGGTGTTCCTCGGCGTGGTCGGGATCGGTGTGGCCCTCGGGTTCGTCTTCGACCAGGTGCTGTACTTCACCTTCCTCGCCGTTCCGTTCGGCGCCTTGGCGGCCATGTTCCTGCTCGCCCGGCGCGCGGAGACGGTGGCCTACCAGCGCATCGAAGGTGAACCGGGTGCTGTGTCGGCGGCGCTGGGCACGATCCGTCGAGGGTGGAACATCTCGGATGAACCGGTCGCCGTTGATCCCCGCACGCAGGACATGGTGTTCCGTGCCGTGGGCCGTCCCGGTGTGGTGCTGATCTCCGAAGGGCCCGCCCATCGGGTACCAAAACTCCTCGAGGGTGAGCGCAAACGCGTGGCGCGAGTCATCCCGAATGTGCCGATCACGCTGCTGCAGTGCGGAGATGACGATGGCCAGGTCAAACTCGCCAAGATCGCCGGCGCTGTGAAGCGGCAGAAGAACGTGCTCACCCGCAACGAGGTGGCCGAGGTGTCCAAGCGGCTGCGAGCCCTTCGCTCGAACGCCTTGCCGATTCCCAAGGGTGTGGATCCGCGGCGTGCTCGCCCGGACCGCAAGGGAATGCGCGGGCGCTGA
- a CDS encoding RDD family protein: protein MNATTGPAPQNGTAGWGRRILALAVDWAVASAISAGFFAFDPMATLGVFAAMTVLLVGTAGSTIGHRLLGLAVRTDTGGLPGPLRALVRTLLVCLVIPAVVTDPEGRGAHDRAAGTRIQRR from the coding sequence GTGAACGCCACCACCGGGCCCGCCCCGCAGAACGGGACTGCGGGATGGGGCCGCCGAATCCTGGCACTCGCGGTCGACTGGGCGGTCGCCTCGGCCATCAGCGCGGGATTCTTCGCCTTCGATCCGATGGCCACGCTGGGCGTCTTCGCGGCGATGACCGTGCTCCTGGTGGGAACAGCCGGCAGCACGATCGGGCACCGCCTCCTCGGACTCGCAGTCCGGACCGACACTGGCGGCCTTCCTGGTCCGTTGCGTGCGCTAGTGCGCACACTGCTGGTCTGCCTGGTGATCCCGGCCGTCGTGACCGACCCGGAGGGGCGTGGGGCGCACGACCGAGCCGCGGGCACTCGAATTCAGCGACGCTGA
- the glnA gene encoding type I glutamate--ammonia ligase: MFSSAEEAIAFTKEQDVKFVDVRFCDLPGVMQHFNIPVEAFNEDAFSDGLMFDGSSIRGFQAIHESDMKLIPDVTSAFIDPFRTQKTLVVNFSIVDPFTDEPYSRDPRNIAAKAEAYLASTGIADTVYFGAEAEFYIFDDVRFQTGPDSSYYFINSNEAAWNTGRDEEGGNRGYKTRFKGGYFPVSPNDQMADLRDSMVSVMQQNGLEVERAHHEVGTAGQQEINYRFNTLRASGDDLMKFKYIVKNVAWEAGKSATFMPKPIFGDNGSGMHSHQSLWKNGEPLFYDERGYGGLSDIARWYIGGLLAHAPSLLAFTNPSLNSFHRLVPGFEAPVNLVYSARNRSACIRIPVTGTSPKAKRVEFRVPDPSSNPYLAFSAMLMAGLDGIKNRIEPPEPVDKDLYELPPEEHAQIAQVPDSLTGVLDALAADHDYLTEGDVFTPDLIETWIDYKRTNEVDAVRLRPHPHEFELYYDL, translated from the coding sequence ATGTTCAGTAGTGCCGAGGAGGCCATCGCCTTCACCAAGGAGCAGGACGTCAAGTTCGTCGACGTACGGTTCTGCGACCTGCCGGGGGTGATGCAGCACTTCAACATCCCAGTCGAGGCCTTCAATGAGGACGCCTTCTCCGACGGCCTGATGTTCGACGGTTCGTCGATCCGCGGGTTCCAGGCGATCCACGAGTCCGACATGAAGCTCATCCCGGACGTCACGAGTGCGTTCATCGACCCGTTCCGCACGCAGAAGACCCTCGTGGTGAACTTCTCCATCGTGGACCCGTTCACCGACGAGCCCTACTCGCGTGACCCACGCAACATCGCCGCGAAGGCCGAGGCCTACCTCGCCTCGACCGGCATTGCCGACACGGTGTACTTCGGCGCCGAGGCCGAGTTCTACATCTTCGACGACGTTCGATTCCAGACCGGTCCGGACTCGAGCTACTACTTCATCAACTCGAACGAGGCCGCGTGGAACACCGGCCGTGACGAGGAGGGTGGCAACCGCGGGTACAAGACCCGGTTCAAGGGCGGCTACTTCCCCGTCTCCCCCAACGATCAGATGGCTGACCTGCGCGACTCGATGGTCTCGGTCATGCAGCAGAACGGCCTCGAGGTCGAGCGGGCGCACCACGAGGTGGGCACCGCCGGTCAGCAGGAGATCAACTACCGGTTCAACACGCTGCGCGCTTCGGGCGATGACCTGATGAAGTTCAAGTACATCGTGAAGAACGTGGCGTGGGAAGCGGGCAAGTCGGCCACGTTCATGCCTAAGCCGATCTTCGGCGACAACGGTTCGGGGATGCACTCACACCAGTCGCTGTGGAAGAACGGCGAGCCGTTGTTCTACGACGAGCGTGGCTATGGTGGTCTGTCCGACATCGCTCGCTGGTACATCGGTGGTCTGCTGGCACACGCGCCGTCGTTGCTGGCCTTCACGAACCCGTCCCTGAACTCCTTCCACCGTCTGGTGCCGGGATTCGAGGCCCCGGTGAACCTGGTGTACTCGGCTCGGAACCGCTCTGCCTGCATCCGGATCCCGGTCACCGGTACCTCACCGAAGGCCAAGCGGGTGGAGTTCCGGGTGCCGGACCCGTCCTCGAACCCGTACCTGGCGTTCTCGGCGATGCTGATGGCTGGTCTGGACGGGATCAAGAACCGCATCGAGCCGCCGGAGCCGGTGGACAAGGACCTGTACGAGCTCCCGCCTGAGGAGCACGCGCAGATCGCACAGGTGCCGGACTCGTTGACCGGTGTGCTCGATGCACTCGCGGCCGATCACGACTACCTCACCGAGGGCGACGTGTTCACGCCCGACCTGATCGAGACCTGGATCGACTACAAGCGCACCAACGAGGTTGACGCCGTGCGCCTGCGGCCGCACCCGCACGAGTTCGAGCTGTACTACGACCTGTGA
- a CDS encoding glycoside hydrolase family 3 N-terminal domain-containing protein produces MTLQEKIGQMTWTHVYGSSAQDASMAASNQARYGVDTPAEVVEKYDLGGVLYFAWSGNTNNPQQITALSNGLQDAALGEDGPGVPLAVTIDQEGGLVARIGPPATQLPGNMALGATFDADLARAQGEILGAEMQAMGINVDFAPVVDLNSNPDNPVIGIRSMGEDPDAVSELGAAQIEGIQEYIGATAKHFPGHGDTEVDSHFGLPVVTYDRATLDDHLQPFQAAIDAGVDMIMTAHIIVEAIDPDLPGTLSSEVLTGLLREEMGFDGIITTDALDMGAMTDNWSQEEMSVLAIQAGSDILLNSPDVDASIAGVEQAVADGVITEDRLDESVTRILEWKAERGVLDDPYADPGAVDSVVGNSAHLETAATIANRSITLLRNEDRPLPLDVATDTVLVVGAGAAWPERLGPMLANRGFDVIEEYENGSSPSPAYRARAVAAAEDADAVVFTSYNASNNTAQQQMVADLAATDTPVVVVAARNPYDINVFDDADAVLNSYGYNVVNYAAVVRAIAGDINPSGELPVDVPTADGSETLLPLGFGRHYPGPPDHAGPPDHAGPPDHAGPPDHAGPPDHAGPPDHAGPNN; encoded by the coding sequence ATGACGCTGCAGGAGAAGATCGGCCAGATGACGTGGACCCACGTCTACGGTTCGTCCGCTCAGGACGCCTCGATGGCCGCAAGCAACCAGGCACGTTACGGCGTCGATACTCCCGCCGAGGTGGTGGAGAAGTACGACTTGGGCGGTGTGCTCTACTTCGCCTGGTCAGGGAACACCAACAACCCCCAGCAGATCACTGCCCTCTCCAATGGGCTGCAGGACGCCGCGCTGGGCGAGGACGGCCCCGGAGTCCCGCTCGCCGTGACGATCGACCAGGAGGGTGGCCTCGTCGCCCGCATCGGGCCACCTGCCACGCAGCTTCCGGGGAATATGGCGCTCGGTGCCACTTTCGATGCCGACCTCGCGCGTGCCCAGGGCGAGATCCTCGGCGCCGAGATGCAGGCCATGGGTATCAACGTTGACTTCGCCCCCGTGGTCGACCTCAACTCCAACCCGGACAACCCCGTCATCGGCATCCGATCGATGGGCGAAGACCCTGACGCTGTCAGTGAGCTCGGGGCTGCCCAGATCGAGGGCATCCAGGAGTACATCGGTGCGACGGCGAAGCACTTCCCCGGGCACGGGGACACCGAGGTCGACTCCCACTTCGGCCTGCCCGTCGTCACCTACGACCGTGCAACGCTGGACGACCACCTGCAGCCGTTCCAGGCGGCGATCGATGCTGGTGTGGACATGATCATGACCGCACACATCATCGTCGAGGCGATCGATCCTGATCTGCCGGGAACCTTGTCATCGGAGGTGCTCACCGGCCTGCTGCGGGAGGAGATGGGTTTCGACGGCATCATCACCACCGATGCACTCGATATGGGCGCGATGACGGACAACTGGTCGCAGGAGGAGATGTCGGTCCTGGCGATCCAGGCTGGCTCGGACATTCTGCTCAACTCCCCCGACGTCGATGCCTCGATCGCCGGGGTCGAGCAGGCTGTGGCCGACGGCGTCATCACCGAGGACCGGCTCGACGAGTCAGTCACCCGGATCCTGGAATGGAAGGCGGAACGGGGCGTCCTGGACGACCCGTACGCCGATCCCGGTGCAGTGGATTCCGTCGTCGGGAACTCGGCCCACCTGGAGACGGCCGCGACAATCGCGAACCGCTCCATCACTCTGCTGCGCAACGAGGATCGCCCCCTCCCGCTCGACGTCGCCACCGACACAGTGCTTGTGGTCGGCGCCGGAGCAGCGTGGCCGGAACGCCTGGGGCCGATGTTGGCCAATCGCGGATTCGACGTGATCGAGGAGTACGAGAACGGGAGCTCGCCCTCACCTGCCTACCGGGCCCGCGCAGTCGCTGCCGCCGAGGACGCTGACGCGGTGGTGTTCACCTCCTACAACGCCAGCAACAACACAGCCCAGCAACAGATGGTCGCCGATCTGGCCGCCACGGATACTCCGGTAGTCGTCGTCGCTGCCCGCAACCCCTATGACATCAACGTGTTCGACGACGCCGACGCTGTGCTGAACAGCTACGGCTACAACGTGGTGAACTATGCAGCCGTCGTCCGGGCCATCGCCGGTGACATCAACCCCTCCGGCGAACTGCCGGTGGACGTACCGACGGCGGACGGGAGCGAGACGTTGCTGCCCCTCGGCTTCGGCCGCCATTACCCCGGTCCGCCAGATCACGCCGGGCCACCCGATCACGCCGGTCCGCCAGATCACGCCGGTCCGCCAGATCACGCCGGGCCGCCCGACCATGCCGGGCCACCCGACCACGCCGGACCGAACAACTGA
- a CDS encoding exo-beta-N-acetylmuramidase NamZ family protein codes for MSRRTWRGLAVGAALAMAVTSSFAPMAPGERPDTPPGLDRPLELGVEVLLDDLTQLEGQRVGIITNPTGVTSELTHIIDALIAGEEDGGYEVTALYGPEHGVRGGVPAGAYVESYVDERTGLPVYSLYGPTRKPSPEMLADVDVLLFDIQDIGARFYTYIWTMYYAMEAAAENDKEFVVLDRPNPLGDRMDGPVLEYPELSSFVGLREIPLQHGMTVGELAQFFNGELLQNPADLDVVEMSGYDPSEIVAEWDMPWVLPSPNIPTHETALVYPGTGLIESINVSEGRGTTKPFLWFGAPFIDETESSALAADLNSRGLDGVTFRPASATPSASKHAGQFSGGLETHITDPAAYESLRVGVHVLDALFTHIDEVDWREGEGCRTPEDRCWIDLLSGTRDVRAQLEAGVAPDEIVAGWDEDLAAFAALAEPYRLYDDQHPGRGHGRH; via the coding sequence ATGAGCAGACGTACCTGGAGAGGACTTGCGGTGGGTGCCGCGCTGGCGATGGCGGTGACCAGTTCATTCGCACCGATGGCACCTGGTGAGAGACCCGATACCCCACCCGGGCTCGATCGTCCGCTCGAGCTCGGCGTCGAGGTCCTCCTCGATGACCTCACCCAACTGGAGGGGCAGCGAGTCGGCATCATCACCAACCCCACCGGCGTCACCTCGGAGCTGACCCATATCATCGACGCGCTGATCGCTGGTGAGGAGGACGGCGGCTACGAGGTCACCGCCCTGTACGGGCCCGAGCACGGGGTGCGCGGCGGGGTCCCGGCCGGGGCGTACGTGGAGAGCTATGTCGACGAGCGGACCGGGCTTCCGGTGTACTCCCTGTACGGCCCCACGAGGAAGCCGTCACCGGAGATGCTTGCCGACGTCGACGTCCTACTCTTCGACATCCAGGACATCGGCGCACGCTTCTACACCTATATCTGGACGATGTACTACGCGATGGAGGCGGCCGCCGAGAACGACAAGGAGTTCGTAGTGCTCGACCGGCCGAACCCGCTCGGCGATCGGATGGATGGTCCGGTGCTGGAATATCCGGAACTCAGCTCGTTCGTGGGTCTACGGGAAATTCCGCTCCAGCACGGAATGACAGTGGGCGAGCTCGCGCAGTTCTTCAACGGTGAACTGCTTCAGAATCCGGCGGACCTGGACGTCGTGGAGATGTCCGGCTACGACCCGAGCGAGATCGTCGCAGAGTGGGACATGCCGTGGGTGCTGCCTTCACCGAATATCCCCACCCATGAGACAGCGTTGGTGTATCCCGGAACCGGTCTGATCGAGTCGATCAATGTGTCCGAGGGGCGCGGCACCACCAAACCGTTCCTGTGGTTCGGCGCGCCCTTCATCGATGAGACGGAGTCGTCCGCTCTCGCGGCCGACCTCAACTCGCGTGGCCTGGACGGTGTGACCTTCCGGCCGGCGTCCGCCACGCCGTCGGCGAGCAAGCATGCCGGTCAGTTCTCGGGCGGCCTCGAAACGCACATCACCGACCCGGCAGCGTATGAATCCTTGCGGGTGGGCGTGCACGTTCTCGACGCGCTGTTCACCCACATCGATGAGGTGGACTGGCGAGAGGGCGAGGGCTGCCGCACGCCGGAGGACCGATGCTGGATCGACTTGCTATCAGGCACGAGGGATGTGCGCGCTCAGCTCGAGGCCGGCGTCGCTCCGGACGAGATCGTCGCCGGATGGGACGAGGATCTGGCTGCGTTCGCTGCGCTCGCCGAGCCGTACCGCCTCTACGACGACCAGCACCCGGGCCGCGGTCACGGTCGTCACTAA